One stretch of Sylvia atricapilla isolate bSylAtr1 chromosome 4, bSylAtr1.pri, whole genome shotgun sequence DNA includes these proteins:
- the MND1 gene encoding meiotic nuclear division protein 1 homolog isoform X2 yields MSKKKGLSFEEKRARMMEIFFETKDVFQLKDLEKIAPKEKGITSMSVKEILQSLVDDGMVDTDRIGTSNYFWAFPSKALHARKRKLEELESQFAESSQKKEALQKSIEKSKTGREDTAERAALLKELAALRQKKEQLKTEIDKYRECDPDVVEEMHDDTRGDCMDKEQKWDFKIIMTNCKNSLINTG; encoded by the exons ATG TCCAAGAAAAAAGGTCTGAGTTTCGAAGAGAAGAGGGCTCGCATGATGGAGATCTTTTTTGAAACA AAAGATGTCTTCCAGTTGAAGGATCTAGAGAAGATTGctccaaaagaaaaagggatta cCTCAATGTCAGTGAAAGAGATTCTGCAAAGCCTTGTTGATGATGGCATGGTGGACACTGATAGAATTGGAACTTCCAATTATTTTTGGGCTTTTCCAAGTAAAGCTCTTCATGCCAGGAAACGTAAATTGGAGGAGTTAGAGTCTCAG tttgcTGAAAGCAGTCAGAAAAAAGAGGCTTTACAAAAAAGCATTGAGAAATCAAAAACTGGACGTGAAGATACT GCGGAACGTGCAGCGCTGCTGAAGGAACTTGCTGCCCTTCGGCAGAAAAAAGAGCAGCTAAAGACAGAAATAGACAAATACAGGGAGTGTGATCCAGACGTGGTTGAAGAGATGC ATGATGACACTAGGGGAGACTGCATGGACAAAGAACAGAAGTGGGATTTCAAAATTATCATGACAAATTGCAAAAACAGTCTAATAAACACTGGATAG